A single genomic interval of Oncorhynchus mykiss isolate Arlee chromosome 13, USDA_OmykA_1.1, whole genome shotgun sequence harbors:
- the LOC110486051 gene encoding zinc finger protein OZF produces the protein MKPKEEEKGSRKIWRLVCFGYEHSLRIQDLLTGRNRPTTHLTLSKMSKLQSFRVFLNERLTAAALDIFAAVEKTVAEYKEENDRLRRLLRITPKIQLSRIDSLQLSLAVSEEVPFEQQHCEQEWSTRLGQEDPEPTQIKEEQEELCTSQEKEKLQGMEADIIEFKFTPCVKSECDQEDTLQSLTLPQTQTVENRDSDSKLVDLKPFGNVTHLNNQNNDSSHTTSIKNQRCRDCGETFALKADLQRHLTLTKMRPRECRFCKKQYNSTCKLKAHVRLCHVDKPCSICGKTFKYKGALSRHMRTHTGETGEKPFSCGDCGKSFKRKQHLTNHVRTHTGEKPFSCGDCGKSFIQKGHLTEHIRTHTGEKPFSCGDCGKKSFNQKWLLTEHIRTHTGEKPFNCSDCGKSFSYKGDLRRHMLTHTGEKPFSCGDCGRCFNHKGHLRKHILTHTGVKPFSCGDCGKSFNQKAALKTHILTHTGVKPFSCGDCGKSFYQKGHLNEHIRTHTGEKQHVCSVCGKGFTQKAHLVRHVNNVHKERKQDENRK, from the exons ATGaaacccaaagaagaagaaaaaggaagTAGGAAGATTTGGAGACTAGTTTGTTTTGGCTATGAACATTCCTTGCGGATTCAAGACTTACTGACTGGACGGAATAGGCCGACTACCCACCTCACTCTGTCGAAAATGTCTAAACTACAGTCGTTTCGTGTGTTTTTAAATGAGCGTTTAACGGCAGCTGCCCTGGATATTTTCGCGGCAGTTGAGAAAACGGTGGCAGAGTACAAGGAGGAGAATGATCGGCTACGGAGACTGCTGCGGATCACACCGAAGATACAACTAAGTAGAATTG actccctgcagctctctcttgctgtctctgaaGAGGTTCCCTTTGAGCAGCAGCACTGTGAGCAGGAGTGGAGCACGAGACTGGGGCAGGAGGATCCAGAGCCCAcacagattaaagaggaacaggaggaactcTGTACCAGTCAGGAGAAAGAGAAGCTTCAAGGGATGGAGGCTGATATCATAGAGTTCAAATTCACTCCTTGTGTGAAAAGTGAATGTGATCAGGAGGACACACTTCAGTCCTTGACTCTTCCCCAAACCCAGACTGTGGAGAACAGAGATAGTGACTCTAAACTAGTGGATCTCAAACCTTTTGGCAATGTGACCCACCTAAATAATCAAAACAATGACTCCAGCCACACCACGTCTATAAAAAATCAACGCTGCCGTGACTGTGGTGAAACATTTGCTCTGAAAGCTGACCTGCAGAGGCATTTGACTCTCACTAAGATGAGACCCAGGGAATGCAGATTCTGCAAAAAACAGTACAACTCCACCTGTAAACTGAAGGCCCATGTTCGACTCTGTCACGTGGATAAACCCTGCTCAATTTGTGGCAAGACCTTCAAATACAAAGGGGCTCTGTCCAGGCACATGAGGACTCatacaggagagacaggagagaaaccatttagtTGTGGTGACTGCGGGAAAAGCTTCAAACGCAAGCAGCATCTAACCAACCATGTACGgactcacacaggggagaaaccattcAGCTGTGGAGACTGTGGTAAAAGCTTCATTCAGAAGGGACATCTAACCGAGCATATTCGAACccatacaggagagaaaccatttagctgtggtgactgtgggaaaaAAAGCTTTAATCAGAAGTGGCTCCTAACCGAACATATACGgactcacacaggggagaaaccatttAACTGTAGTGACTGCGGGAAAAGCTTTAGTTACAAGGGAGACTTAAGGAGGCATATgctgactcacacaggagagaaaccatttagctgtggtgactgCGGAAGATGTTTCAATCATAAGGGGCACCTAAGGAAGCATATATTGACTCACACAGGAGtgaaaccatttagctgtggtgactgCGGGAAAAGCTTCAATCAGAAGGCAGCCCTAAAGACACACATACTGACTCACACAGGAGtgaaaccatttagctgtgggGATTGCGGGAAAAGCTTCTATCAGAAGGGACACCTAAATGAACATATTcggactcacacaggagagaaacaacaTGTCTGCTCAGTATGTGGTAAAGGATTCACGCAGAAGGCTCACCTGGTGAGGCATGTAAACAACGTCCACAAAGAAAGAAAACAGGACGAAAACAGGAAATAA